The Coriobacteriia bacterium region CAAGCAGCTCCCTGTCGACTTCCTTCGGAAGGCAGGGTGCAGCGACGTCAAGTACCAAGGCGCGCCCGCCGTGCGCATCGAGTACCGAAACGAGACCGGCGAGCTGTCGGCGATACGCTACCGCGTCGGCATGGATGCCGAGCCTCGCTTCAAATGGAAGCAGGGCAGCCACGTGATGCCCTACGGGCTCGAACGTCTCGCCCACGCTCGTGAGGCTGGGTGGGTTCTGCTCGTCGAGGGGGAGAGCGACTGCTGGACAGCTTGGCACAACGGCCTACCCACGCTGGGCGTCCCGGGCAAATCCACGTGGCGCGCGGAGTGGGCGACCCTCCTCGACGGACTCGGGGTCTACGTGTGGCAGGAGCCCAACGCCGAGGACTTCACGGCACGGATCTTCGCGAACCTGCCCGATGCCCGCGTCATCGTCGCGCCTGACGGAGTCAAGGACATCTCGGCAGCTCACCTTGCCGGCGCCGACCTGTGCGCGCTGTTGGAGAAGCTCAAGGCCTCCGCACCTCTCGCGGGGGAGCAGATTCAGGATTCGAGCCACGCAACACAGGCGCGCCTTGAGGATGAGGCGCGCCGCGTGCTGGAAGCGGCCGACCCGCTCATCGAAATCTGGGCGGCCTTGAAGGCGAGCGGGTACGGCGGCGACTCCACGACGCCGTTGATCGTCTACCTCGCCGCCACAAGCCGACTGCTGGCGATGCGACCTGGTGCGATGCCCGTGCACCTGTTACTAATCGGCCCTGCGAGTGCGGGCAAGAGCTATGCGGTGCGAACCGCACTGTCGCTGTTACCCCCCGAGGCAACGTGCGCCATCGACGCCGGTTCACCGCGTGCGCTCATCTACAACGATGAGAACCTCGAACACCGCGTGCTCTTGTTCGGGGAGGCCGACAGCCTGCCGGCGGGAGAAGACAACCCGGCTGCGAGCGCCGTGCGAAACCTGCTGCAGGACCACCGGCTGCACTACGACGTCACGGTTGAAGACAGGCAGGCGGGCGGCTTCAGCGTTCGACACATCAACAAGCCCGGGCCGACGGTGCTCATCACGACCGCGGTCAAGACGCTTGGCTCCCAACTCAGCTCGCGCATGTTCGTGCTGCGGGTAGCCGACACGCCGGCCCAGACCCGGGCGGCGCTGGCCGCTCAGGCCCAAATCGAGCTACACGGCGTCACCGCGCCCGACCCCACGCTCATCGCGTATCAGGCGTTACTGCAGCTGCAGGCCCCTTGGGACGTCGCTGTGCCTTTCGTTGATGAACTTGCTGAGGCCATCGGTAGACGGCCTGCTGACAGTCGAGTGCTGCGTGACTTCGCCCGGCTCGTGAGCCTCATCAAGGCCGTCGCTGTGCTGCGGCATCCTCGGCGCCCACGCGATGAACGTGGCCGCGTCGTCGCGACGGTGGACGACTACGCGGATGTCTTCAACCTCATTGGCGACCTGTTCGAGGGGAGCGTGACTGGCGCCGGCGACACGGTGCGAGAACTCGTAGGTGCGGCGGCCGAGCTACTCGCCGGTGGCAAGAGGTCGGTGAGCGTCACCGAACTCGCCGCCAAACTCGAGCTGACCAAGCAGGCTACCTCGGGACGCGTGAGACGAGCCCTTGCCGGGGGCTGGCTTCTTAACGAAGAAGAACGCCGCGGTCGCGCCTTCAAGCTCGTGCTCGGCGACCCACTGCCCGAGAGCACTGGCCTGCCGCTGCCGTGCGAACTGCAAGCACGCCAACACCTTGAGGACGAGTCGTTGCACATGAAAGAGGGCTCCGAGCAGGTGTGTCAAGCCGTCAAGCCCGAAACCGCTCGGGGGAGCGCCGACCACCTTGCCGGTCGGGATCCGCCACCGCTTGGCGCGAAGACCGACCAGCAGGCCGCCGCGGAGGTCACGGCGCCAGAAGGGAGCTGCCCATGAGCCGCAGGCGGACGCCCAAGCCCCAGACGACCCTTAGGAAGAAGGTAGGAACATGAAGATTGGCCCTCCGCTAAAGAGCGAGTACACGCTTATTCCACCCGGCGTCTACGAGGCGCGCATCGTGTCGATAAACATGGTCGACAACAACTTCTTCGACGCGGCTACCGACCGCCCGGAGAAGGCAAAGCAGCTCGAATGGAAGCTCGAGACCACCGTCGACGACGAGATCGTGACCCTTACCGCCTGGACTTCAACGTACACGTCAACGAGCGCCAGGAGCAAGCTGGCCAAGTTCGCACGCGCAATCCTCGGCCCGTCCTGGGTGCTTGATAACGGACTCGACACCGACGACCTCGTCGGCCGGCGGGCGCGCGTCATGGTCTCGAACGAGACGAAGGTCAAGGACGGCGTCGAGACGACCTACAACAAGGTCGTCGAGCTGTTGCCGAGCACGGCACCCTCTGGCACGGCAATCGTCGCAGAACCGCCCTTCTAGGCGCCGCGCCGGGGACTAGGGCTCTGTCGCTGGTCCCCGGCGCCCGCCCGATAGGCTGTTTTTCCCAAGCCCCCGACGCGCGCGCACGCGCGTGGAGCTGCCCAAAACTCGAGCATAAGAGCGATGAACGCGCCCGACGAGGGGTGCTGGGCGCAGCCCCAACCTAACTCCCTGACCTTACCGAAACCTTGCCCCGGCCTTGCCGGTTGGCCCTCAGGAGGCACCCATGATTGTCACGATTGAGGAACTCGGTTACCAGCTCCAGCCCTACGGCAAGGGTCCCTGCTGGCAGCTCTACCAGTTCACTACGAACCGCACGACACGCAAGGGCGACCCGCTCCCCGACGAGTGGCTGCGGCTCGAGTTCTACCCCACGACCCTCGAGCGCGGTCTACAGAACATCGCCGAGCGCGCCCTTCGCGAGTCGAGAGTAACCGGCGACCTTGACGCCGCGATGGCCGAGGTGCGACGCATTGGCGACGCGATAACGGCCGCGTGTGCAGGCCTGCATCCGCCGCAGAGGCGCGACAGGGCGTCAAGCGCACCCGAGGTGCCGGACGTCGACGTCGGGACGAAATAGGCGCCATGACGCAACTCACCGGACGCGCCGTGTTTCAGACCTGAGCAGCCTTGCGCTCAGTCAGGCTGTCCCAGATGTGCGTCGCCGTGGCTGTCTTCTCCGCGGGGGTCATCTTCGCCCAGTCCTCCGAGGTCGGTGCACTCACGACGCGTCGTTCGGTCGGCAGACTTGGTGTGAGCTTCTTCGGGCATTGGTGGTCGTAGCAGCCACCCTTCCGACTGAAACCGCTTGTTCGGCGGTCGGCCTACGGCTTCGCTGCAGCGCCCAGACTCAGAGAGGCCCCAGAGTCCTTCGCTGGGGCCACATCCAACTCCGAAACCGACCGTCGACGCGACGCGCCTCGCTCGCCGTCGCGGGTATCCAAGTCTGTTCAGCTTGGAAGGACTCGCGGCCGATCCTCAATGTAGTTCCTACCCGCCCCGGCCTAGGCCCGTAGCGACCAGCACCCCACCTGCAGGTATTCTTCGATCTGCCCGAGACTGTGACCGCTACGAAACAACTCTGCCCCCGTGTCGACGCTTCGCAGCATGTAGAAGCTTGGTTCGTCGCCCTCGCAGGCCCATCCGATATCCAGATAGTCCAAGGGCTCGGCGTTTGGGTCTTCAAGTAAGACCTTTCGCAGCTCGAAACCAGCGTCGAGCGCCATTCTGCGAATCCGCTCGGCATAGGATGCCCTCGCCTGCACCATCCACCTCTCAGCCACCGTCACGCACCTCCCCAGGGCGGTTCGATGCCTTCGTTATCGGCAGAATTTGCGACCCACATTATCGGCAGTCACGACAAGGCAAACCGGCCGCCAAGGGTGGCGCAGAGATCTGGCGGTCTTCGGACTCGCCAAACGCAGGAGGCGTGGCGAGACGTCGTCGTCTCAGTTGGTGTGCTGACCGACTGTACGTGCAGAAACGTCACGGGACCGGCCGCCGAAGGTCAGCAGTCCATCCCATTTCGCCGCCTTGCCGCGCTGAACTCGCTCGCGTCGATACTGCTGCTCACGAATCCACGGCGGCTTCACAGGACCGCCACAAGTGCGCGGTACATCTCGACTAACGGCATGCCTCGATCCCACCCGGTCGAGCGAACACCCCTTTCGCTTCGGGCGTGTCGGGCGGTTCAACGAGCGTCCCCCCGACTCGGCACCGCCGAAACAGAGCCCCATCGGTCGTCAACCGAGCGGGGCTCTTCTCTTTGGCCGGTAGATGTTGCCCTAAGGACGCGATGGGATCGTGCACGGCTTCGAGCCAGCGAACGGTCTCGAGCAGACGAGCAGCAGCCTCGTGTGACGGCCTGCATCTGCCGTAGAGGCGCCATAGCGCATCAGGCGCATCCGAGGTGCGGGACGTCGACGTCGGGACGAAATAAGCGCCATGACGCAGCTCGCCAAACGCGCTGTGTTTCAGTCCTCAGCGGCCCTACGCCCGGTCAGGCTCTCCCAGATGCGCGACGCGGTCGCCGTCTTCTCTTCGGGGGTCATCTTGGCCCAGTCCTCCGAGGTCGGTGCACTCACGACGCGGCGTTCGGTGGGCAGTTTCGGTGTCGTCTTTGGCGCTTTCCCGGTCATCCTTGCCATGGGAATCACCTATCTCGACCTAAGCCGCGACACGGCGGTCGGCCCTCGCTTTAGCTGCACTTGTCGGGCGCCCAGCAAGCTGATAGGTATCAAATCGGCGCTGCCGCACGATTGCGACGATCGTAGTGTACCCATGTATCTGACTGCGGCGCTTCGGTGCTCCCACCAGGCTAGCGCTCGCGGCATCCGCTCGATGCGCTCATTAAGGCAGATCCCGTCGACGGGCGAGCGATCAAATCCGCACGCCACGGCACAAGGGGAGAGGCAAGTCCCAGCCGATTGTAGAAGTCGTCGAGAAACGCAATCGCGGTTTCTGTCGCCCATGCCGCACGCGGAGCGCTCAGGCAAACGTGCGGGAACCATCCTGCTATGTTGTCGGGCATGAATGTCGGTCCAGCAATCGGTTGGGCGCGAAGTGCCGCGATGAGCTTGGTTAGCTCGAGTTCCGAAGCCATTCTCGACTTGTAATGGACGAGTTCATTTCTCAACTTCACCAGGAGCTGCGTTTGCTCCCACAGACTACTCCCTCGATCGATTTCGGTTCTCTTGAGGAGATGCAGCACGGCGTCGTATCGCCCAGTAACAGGACCCGAGTCGAGCATTTCAGAGATTGGGAGCAGGAATTCGCGCGCATCCTTGTCGGTTGCGTCCCCGCCGAGATGATGGCCCGGCCCCCAGTGCACGACGCACCACAGTTCCGATTCCAACGCTGCTACAGATTGCAGCACCGCCCCCGTGGCGAACCCGCGATGGGCAATCTCGTCAGCTCGATCGGGCGGCCACGAGATGCGCGACTCCAGATCGAAGGCAAGTCGCGACTGGCTTGCAGCCGCCGCAAGAAGCTGACAGGTGAAGTTGTAGCGCGAATCGAATGCCGTGATGCTGTCGCTCATGCGAACTCCCTCAAACGAGCGGTGTGTTTCGCCTAACGTGTTGCGCTTGAGCGACGCTCAGGCGCGTGCGCATCAGCGTATTGGCTCGCGGCGTCCGCTCGAAGCGCTTGTCAGCCACACTGCCAGCGGCTCCGTACTGGCCAGCCAAGAATCTGCCACTTCCTGCAGGTCAGCGGGGAATGAGCCGTCTCTTAGCGGCCAGCCGCCGTACGAGCCTGTTGGGTGGGGAACGCCCAGCACCGCGCGATCTGGCAGGAGGTAGGCCGTGGCCTCGAATGCCTGACGCCCGGCTGCCACGACGGGCCAGTCTGCGGGAACGGCGTCAAGTTCCGAACCGAGGAATTGCCTGCGGCAGCGACGGAGCGTCTGTTCCGAGAGCCGCTTCGTCTCCGGACGTGACTGGCACTTGGCGAGCTCGGTCCACCAGATGGAGCCATGGATCCTGAGAACATCGATCAGCTGCTCCATTCGACGATAGTAGCGGTCGCATCGAATGAGCTGCTCGCGCCAGTAATCCACCGTCGCCGAGTAAGTGACCTCGCGCGCCAACAGATACTGCTGCTCCGCCTGGCCCATCCGGCCGGGATTCAAGCCCACCACAACCGCTCCGCGGGCGGTGCCTCGCGGCTGGAAGAACAGGCAACGCGGAGGAATGCCGGCGGCGGCGTCGTGCTCGACGTCCGCGCATGCGCCATTGCAGGCGATCAGCCGATTGCCCAGTACGGACGCTGAACGTTTGAGATCAACCATGCCCACCGCCCCAGGGTTGTGGCTAACGTGTTGCGCGTGAGCGGCGCTCCGGCGCTTGCATCAGGATAGCGCTCGCCGTCGTCGTTCGGCCGTGGGAAAATCGCCGTAGCTTGCGGCTGGAGGGCGACGATGGGCGGAAGACATCGCCACAACGGTCGGCTGTCGCCCAGCGCGCAACGGGGCTCCCACACCAGTCGCTTAAGGCCCCCGGCTCGCGGACGCACCAACTTCATGCCGCGTCTGATGGCCTGCATCCGCCGCAGAGGCGCGATGTTGCGGCGAGTGCATCCCGAGGTGCTGGACGTCGGCATGAGGACGAAATGGGCGTCACTACGCAGCTCGCCAAATGCGCCGTCCTCAAGCGCGAAGCAGCCGTGACGGATCGCATGACACAGGTTTGCGACAAATCTCCGAGAGACCAAGAACATACGGCTTGCGCAGAAGGCGCGGGGTGACAGCGACGTCAGCACTACGATCTGGGGCTGAACCGATGCCCGCCCTTAGCAGTGGGTGCGTGCCCGGCGAGCCGATTGGTGACCGTCACGGATAGGTTGGCGGGCGTCTGCGAGCGTCATGTGCGAGGCACCCAGGCATCGCAAGGAGTTCATCCCGTTGACTCCAAATACCCGTGTGAGTATAGTCGCTTGTTAGTTCGAAAGTTTTCGAACCAGCAGCAGGAGGATCCACATTGTCACAGATGACCAGCACGACAGCGCAGGAGATAGATCAGGTGTTCAAGGCCTTGGCCTCCTCCCATCGCCGCGAGATCCTCCAGATCCTCAGCGACAGCGACGCCGAGGTCGGCAAGACCTGTTGTGCGGCCGATGAGGTATGCGCGTGTAAGATCTCGGACCGGCTCGGGCTCTCGCCGTCGACGACCTCGCACCACATGACGGTGCTCAAGCAGGCCGGTCTGGTCAGCGCCCGCAAGGAAGGACTGTGGACGTATTACTCGCTTCGCCGAGACGTGTTGGCGAGTGCGGCGCAGGAGTTGAAGCGCTACTAGCGTGATCTTTGGCGGGCCACTGCGAGCTCGCCTTCTTTCGGCCTTGTTAGTTCGAACATTTTCGATGTAGAAGGAGACGAACGTGGAGATCAAGGTGCTGGGTTCAGGGTGTGCCAAGTGCAACCAGCTCGAGGAGGCGACCAAGCTTGCGGCCGCCAAAGCGGGAATCGACGCGCATATCGAGCACATCACCGACATGGCCCAGATCATGGGCTTTGGTGTGATGACCACGCCGGCACTCGTCGTCGACGGTGAAGTGCGTGTCGCTGGCCGCGTCCCGTCAGTCGAGGACCTCGTCGCTTTGCTGACGCGGGATTAGTTCGCGGTGGACATCTTCTATCCGTTCCAGTGGCTCTCGGACACGATCACGTACCGCGTGCTCGGCCTAGACGCCGGCAGCAAGCTTGGGTCGTCGGTGGACTTCTTCCTCTACGACGTGCCCAAAGTGCTCGCGCTGCTCGCCGTGGTCATCTTCTTCGTGGCGATCATCCGGTCGTTCTTCCCTCCCGAGAAGACGCGCAAGCTCCTGTCGCACTCACGGCTCTACGGAGGCAACATCGCCGCCGCGTTGCTTGGCATCGTGACGCCGTTTTGCTCATGCTCTGCCGTGCCGCTCTTCATCGGATTCGTCGAAAGTGGAGTGCCTCTCGGCGTGACGTTCTCGTTTCTGGTGGCGAGCCCGATGATCAACGAGGTCGCGATAATCCTGCTGTGGGGGATGTTCGGCTGGAAGATCACCGCGCTCTACATCGGGTCCGGGCTCGTCATCGCCATCACAAGCGGGATCATCATCGGCAAGTTGGGTCTTGAGAGCTGGGTGGAGGAGTACGTCTACCAGATCCGCGTCGGCGAGGCCGGGGACCTGCCCGAGGAGACGTGGCCAGAGCGGCTTGCCTACGCCAGAGGCTACGTCGCAGAGATCGTCGGCAAGGTGTGGCCGTATGTCGTCGTCGGCGTCGGTCTGGGTGCCATCATGCATGGCTATATCCCTGCCGACTTCCTCGCGAAGTACGCCGGCCCCGGCAATCCGTTCGCCGTGCCGCTGGCCGTAATCGTCGGCATCCCGCTTTACAGCAACGCCGCCGGAGTCGTGCCCCTGATCGGCGTCATGACCCAGAAGGGTGTGTCGATCGGGACCTCACTCGCCTTCATGATGGCGGTCGTGGGCCTCTCGCTGCCAGAGGCGATCATCCTGCGCAAAGTGCTCAAGCCCAAGCTCATCGCCGTCTACTTCAGCGTGAACGCCGTCGGCATCATGGCGATCGGCTATCTGTTCAACGCGATCTTGCACTAACCCTTGGCAGAAGGAGGCGCGGGAATGGATGAGATCGTCGTAAAGGTCATCGACGAAAGCTGCGCTTGAGGCGGCGGGACCGATTGCTGCGACACTCTTGAGTCCGCTCTGACCGGGTATGCGGAAGGTGCGACTTGAGAGCTCTCGCTCCAATGGCGCCTCCAGGTCTTGGAGGCAAAGGTAAACGAAATGGTGAGCACTACTGTTCGCTTCGAGGAATCTGAACTCTACGGTTTGTCCGGTCAGGAACGAGATGCTGCCATCGATGCGCTGTCGAATGGTAGGGAGTTCCCGTTTGTCATCATCGGCGACACGCTCGCGTGTTCTGGCGGGCTCGATGTGGCCGCTATTGCCGAGGTAGTGAAACGAAGAATGCCCGTCTAACGGCACCCTACCAACATCGATTGATGGATGGAGCGCCCATGCCAGAACTGACGATCAGGGTTCTGCACGTCCAGGGTTGACCGGCATACGAGTCGGCGGTCGCCGAAACGATCGAAGCGATGAGGACTTCGGGACTCTCCGGCCTGCCGGATGTGATCGAGGTGTCGTCTGAGGCTGATGCGGCTCTCGGGTATCGCGGCTCGGCATCCGTTGTGATCGACGGAGCCGATGTTGACGAGCGAATGGTGGGCACGCCGAGTCTCCAGTGGGGTTGAAGACGGTATCCGTCGCCGGGTGGCGGCTCGCAGGCATATCCGAGTGCAATACAGATTGCTCAGGCAATAACTCGATCCTCCGTGCGGGAGTGAAGACCAGCG contains the following coding sequences:
- a CDS encoding thioredoxin family protein → MEIKVLGSGCAKCNQLEEATKLAAAKAGIDAHIEHITDMAQIMGFGVMTTPALVVDGEVRVAGRVPSVEDLVALLTRD
- a CDS encoding metalloregulator ArsR/SmtB family transcription factor — translated: MTSTTAQEIDQVFKALASSHRREILQILSDSDAEVGKTCCAADEVCACKISDRLGLSPSTTSHHMTVLKQAGLVSARKEGLWTYYSLRRDVLASAAQELKRY
- a CDS encoding permease is translated as MFYPFQWLSDTITYRVLGLDAGSKLGSSVDFFLYDVPKVLALLAVVIFFVAIIRSFFPPEKTRKLLSHSRLYGGNIAAALLGIVTPFCSCSAVPLFIGFVESGVPLGVTFSFLVASPMINEVAIILLWGMFGWKITALYIGSGLVIAITSGIIIGKLGLESWVEEYVYQIRVGEAGDLPEETWPERLAYARGYVAEIVGKVWPYVVVGVGLGAIMHGYIPADFLAKYAGPGNPFAVPLAVIVGIPLYSNAAGVVPLIGVMTQKGVSIGTSLAFMMAVVGLSLPEAIILRKVLKPKLIAVYFSVNAVGIMAIGYLFNAILH